The following are encoded together in the Deltaproteobacteria bacterium genome:
- a CDS encoding DUF2796 domain-containing protein produces the protein MKSLFFLITVISLSAISDKAPHRHQDAHVHGAASLNIALDSLDGEVEFKTASDSLLGFEHKAKTEFEQKKLKDLIAKFEAEISKMIIFDPSTGCSFSKEKIGMTTQGPDHNENHSDFVADFKIRCKKTVIGTKLIIDFTSFKGLRDLDIIVLAGDIQKSAEAKQKVITIDLK, from the coding sequence TTGAAATCACTATTTTTTTTGATCACTGTTATTTCCTTATCTGCAATTTCTGATAAAGCCCCTCATCGTCATCAAGATGCTCATGTCCATGGCGCGGCTTCCTTAAACATTGCATTAGATTCCTTAGATGGTGAGGTTGAGTTTAAAACGGCATCCGATAGTCTTTTAGGCTTCGAACATAAAGCTAAAACAGAGTTTGAACAGAAAAAATTAAAAGATCTGATCGCTAAATTTGAAGCCGAAATTTCAAAAATGATTATTTTTGATCCTTCCACCGGCTGTTCTTTTTCGAAAGAAAAAATAGGAATGACCACTCAAGGCCCCGATCATAATGAAAATCATTCTGATTTCGTTGCTGATTTTAAAATACGTTGCAAGAAAACTGTTATCGGAACTAAATTAATAATTGATTTCACATCCTTCAAAGGGCTTAGAGATTTGGATATCATTGTATTAGCTGGTGATATTCAAAAATCAGCTGAAGCAAAACAAAAAGTCATTACCATTGATTTGAAGTAA
- a CDS encoding lytic transglycosylase domain-containing protein: MKNSLLFLLSIIPLFFQNFLISNMFDKKLFIDEKSRKNHAKEVLGNSYHKSSASKLEGEKFFHIYLFDIVQSKLPIKYKQKAKEITKSIIQESKKFQIDPLFVVSLIFAESSFNPEARGLAGEIGLMQLMPTTGKEVAKRINVSWKGSKTLKDPVKNIIIGTAYLGQLRGYFENSPPRYISAYNSGPGRIKKIEKIKDLPHFYSTKILKHYENFYKKMASNKVPDSLAFN; this comes from the coding sequence ATGAAAAATTCACTGCTTTTTTTATTGTCGATAATCCCCTTATTTTTTCAGAATTTTTTAATTTCCAATATGTTCGATAAAAAATTATTTATAGATGAAAAATCAAGAAAAAATCATGCGAAAGAAGTGTTAGGAAATAGCTATCACAAAAGCTCGGCTTCAAAGTTAGAAGGAGAAAAATTTTTTCATATTTATTTGTTTGATATCGTTCAGTCCAAACTTCCCATAAAGTATAAACAGAAGGCCAAAGAGATAACTAAAAGTATCATTCAAGAGTCCAAGAAATTCCAAATAGATCCTCTCTTTGTCGTTTCGCTTATTTTTGCTGAAAGCTCATTTAATCCTGAGGCCAGAGGGCTAGCTGGTGAGATTGGACTTATGCAATTAATGCCAACGACAGGGAAAGAAGTTGCTAAGAGAATAAACGTGTCATGGAAGGGATCTAAGACTTTAAAAGATCCTGTCAAAAATATTATCATTGGAACTGCTTATTTGGGACAACTAAGGGGTTACTTTGAAAACAGCCCCCCGCGCTATATCTCAGCCTATAATTCGGGACCAGGAAGAATAAAGAAAATCGAAAAAATTAAAGACTTGCCTCATTTCTATTCTACGAAGATTCTAAAACATTATGAAAATTTTTATAAAAAAATGGCTTCAAACAAAGTTCCAGATAGTTTAGCTTTTAATTAG
- a CDS encoding ABC transporter permease subunit, with amino-acid sequence MTKVSLGFFIFTTLLSFFAELWINDKPLFLIYNNKVLFPIFYHYSPEDLGIKNEIIINYKQLDPQKNTFALWPLIRWNPNETDLALDVFPSPPSLHHFFGTDDRGRDLFARVIYGYRNTMTYGIICLLVSSLIGICFGVCMGFYGGYVDLFGMRVIEIIESIPQLFLILVLISIFEPSIYLLAIYLSSLGWVKVANLMRTQILELKNQEFIHAARLLGMSDFQIILKHMLPNSLSLVSTTAPFSIISFITFLSIVDFLGMGIAPPTASWGEIFQQAQTQFLVAPWIFWLPALFMFMIFSLLYGIKKLLEKNLLFEGSSN; translated from the coding sequence ATGACAAAAGTGAGCTTAGGTTTCTTTATTTTCACAACTCTACTAAGTTTTTTTGCAGAATTATGGATAAATGACAAACCTCTTTTTCTTATTTATAATAACAAAGTATTGTTTCCAATTTTTTATCATTATTCTCCAGAAGACTTAGGAATAAAAAATGAAATCATTATTAATTATAAACAATTAGATCCCCAGAAAAATACCTTTGCTCTTTGGCCCCTTATCAGATGGAACCCAAATGAAACAGACTTGGCGCTTGATGTCTTCCCTTCACCTCCTAGCCTTCATCATTTTTTTGGAACAGACGATCGAGGAAGAGACTTATTTGCCAGAGTTATCTACGGATATCGTAATACCATGACTTATGGAATTATTTGTCTGCTTGTTTCTTCCCTTATTGGCATTTGCTTTGGAGTCTGCATGGGTTTCTACGGAGGCTATGTTGATTTATTTGGCATGCGTGTTATTGAAATCATAGAAAGTATTCCTCAATTGTTCTTAATTCTTGTTTTGATTAGTATTTTTGAACCCAGCATCTACCTCTTAGCAATTTATTTGTCCTCGCTAGGTTGGGTGAAAGTTGCCAACCTCATGCGCACTCAAATCCTTGAGCTCAAAAATCAGGAATTTATTCACGCGGCTCGTCTTCTTGGTATGAGTGATTTTCAAATTATTTTAAAACATATGTTACCTAATTCTCTCTCTTTAGTCTCTACAACTGCACCTTTTTCCATCATCAGTTTTATTACATTTTTATCAATTGTAGATTTTCTTGGAATGGGAATAGCGCCACCCACAGCGAGCTGGGGTGAAATTTTTCAACAAGCACAAACTCAATTTCTTGTGGCCCCTTGGATATTCTGGTTACCTGCTTTGTTTATGTTCATGATTTTTTCACTATTATATGGGATCAAAAAATTACTTGAAAAAAATCTTCTGTTTGAAGGCTCATCTAATTAA
- a CDS encoding ABC transporter permease, with product MLIYFIKRFALALLTILSVSFLSVALLSINTVTDLDVLKNKNFMTSDSPMNTPSPSNQIKKGILINYMQWLKKAVHFDFGNSLIFNVEVSSLVLQKAFITAPYFLVSVFFILFFSVIITVFKVFSFSSFANHASNSVLLFLNMTPIYILAIFLLMFFSGHNHLNLFPLGGRQSDNFNSLALPNQFIDRLYFGFLPVFCYVLSHLAEVTFITQNSTTSILKKEYIKTAIAKGLSKKDIIVHHVLRNSILPLLSYLNTLVLLLISSSLIVENVFNIKGLGYLSFRVIINRDYNTLIFINLLTAFFLIGLRCFSDLCLHFLDRRIDWGD from the coding sequence TTGTTAATTTATTTTATCAAAAGATTTGCTCTCGCTCTTCTTACAATTTTATCAGTTTCCTTTCTTTCTGTGGCTTTGTTATCAATTAATACCGTGACAGATTTAGATGTCTTAAAAAATAAAAACTTTATGACATCTGATTCACCTATGAACACGCCTTCCCCTTCTAACCAGATTAAAAAAGGGATTCTAATAAATTACATGCAGTGGTTAAAAAAGGCAGTTCATTTTGATTTTGGAAATAGTTTAATCTTCAATGTGGAAGTCAGCTCCTTGGTACTACAAAAAGCTTTTATCACGGCTCCTTATTTTCTAGTTTCAGTTTTTTTCATATTGTTCTTTTCTGTTATTATCACCGTTTTTAAGGTTTTTTCTTTCTCTTCATTTGCCAATCATGCCAGTAATTCAGTATTGCTTTTTCTAAATATGACCCCGATTTATATTCTGGCTATCTTCTTATTGATGTTTTTCTCAGGACATAACCATTTAAATTTATTTCCCTTGGGAGGAAGACAATCCGACAATTTTAATAGCTTAGCTTTACCTAACCAATTTATAGATAGACTCTATTTTGGATTTCTTCCTGTTTTTTGTTATGTATTAAGCCATCTTGCTGAAGTTACTTTCATTACACAAAATTCCACGACATCCATTCTTAAGAAAGAATATATTAAAACTGCCATAGCCAAAGGATTATCTAAAAAAGATATCATTGTTCATCATGTATTAAGAAATTCAATTCTGCCTCTATTGTCTTATTTAAACACTCTGGTTCTTTTACTCATTTCATCTTCACTTATTGTTGAAAATGTATTTAATATAAAAGGTCTTGGCTATTTAAGTTTTCGTGTGATCATCAATAGGGACTATAACACACTTATTTTTATTAATTTACTTACAGCTTTCTTTTTAATTGGTTTGAGATGTTTTTCAGATCTTTGTCTTCATTTTTTAGACCGCAGAATTGATTGGGGAGATTAA
- a CDS encoding peptide ABC transporter substrate-binding protein, protein MIRNKILLSIIGILLLSFFSMKSSLAAKNEEQVTKGGSIVLTIDEEPESLNPISATSGYAHEIQSWICDSLLTRNPETYEWEPALAEKWALSNDSKTAYFTLKSNLFFHDDKELTSEDVKFSFDIVKNEKMTNAPIRTYFENIESVDVIDKLNLKINFKNNYFKNFDIVAGHFIIPKHIYNLPEKNKDLNYQLTCSGAYKLQKYEQGLGIDLIKFATHYSEKSLKNKNIFNYSEVKYKFLADENIKIEKLKKNEIDYIEWRNSEIYEKRAIGDPWGKELVKYKVENKIPKVWSYIGWNLENTLFKDKNIRLAISYLANREEINRKFFNNNSLLVSAPISPVSEYAPNIKPILYDPKKALELLTNAGWKDSNKDGVLDKTLDGKLVEFKFTLVFANKEFEKLWTILKEDMRKVGIVMNLKFLEFNSMLKLLDESKFDAMALSWAGGSVDPDPKQVWHSSSATKGSSNFIGYKNLEVDKLIDEARFVSDKKKRIALLQKTYRLIAEDSPYLFMFSDRYSYYATSAKIKKLKPTFNYNVGSNTWWLEK, encoded by the coding sequence ATGATAAGAAATAAAATTTTATTATCAATAATTGGAATATTACTCTTATCCTTTTTTTCAATGAAATCATCCCTTGCTGCCAAAAATGAAGAACAGGTAACTAAGGGTGGCTCGATTGTCTTAACTATTGATGAGGAACCAGAATCTCTAAATCCTATTTCTGCCACTTCCGGCTACGCCCATGAAATCCAGAGTTGGATATGTGATTCTTTACTTACGAGAAATCCAGAAACTTATGAATGGGAACCTGCTTTAGCTGAAAAATGGGCTCTCTCGAACGACAGTAAAACAGCTTACTTCACTCTCAAGAGCAATTTGTTTTTTCATGATGATAAGGAATTAACATCGGAAGATGTTAAATTCTCTTTCGATATTGTTAAAAATGAAAAAATGACAAACGCGCCGATCAGAACATATTTCGAAAATATTGAATCCGTAGATGTTATCGATAAATTAAATCTTAAAATTAATTTCAAAAATAACTATTTTAAAAATTTTGATATTGTTGCAGGTCATTTCATTATTCCTAAACATATTTATAATTTACCAGAAAAAAATAAAGATTTAAATTACCAATTAACTTGTTCAGGTGCTTATAAATTACAAAAATACGAACAAGGACTTGGTATAGATCTAATTAAATTTGCCACGCATTACAGTGAAAAATCCTTAAAAAATAAAAATATTTTTAATTATTCAGAAGTTAAATATAAATTTCTGGCTGATGAAAATATAAAAATTGAAAAATTGAAAAAAAATGAAATTGATTACATTGAGTGGAGAAATTCAGAGATCTATGAAAAGCGAGCTATTGGCGACCCCTGGGGGAAGGAATTAGTTAAATATAAAGTTGAAAACAAAATACCAAAAGTTTGGAGTTATATTGGCTGGAATCTAGAAAATACTTTATTTAAAGATAAAAATATCCGATTGGCAATATCCTATCTCGCCAATCGAGAAGAAATAAATAGAAAGTTTTTTAACAATAACTCTTTGTTAGTTTCCGCTCCTATCTCTCCGGTCAGCGAATACGCACCCAATATCAAACCCATTCTTTATGATCCAAAAAAAGCTCTGGAACTTCTTACCAATGCTGGCTGGAAAGATAGCAACAAAGATGGGGTTTTGGATAAAACACTAGATGGAAAACTGGTCGAATTTAAGTTTACCCTTGTCTTTGCCAATAAGGAGTTTGAAAAGCTTTGGACTATTTTAAAAGAAGATATGCGCAAAGTGGGCATCGTAATGAATCTAAAATTTTTAGAATTTAACTCGATGCTCAAACTACTTGATGAGTCCAAATTTGATGCGATGGCGCTTTCCTGGGCTGGAGGAAGTGTTGATCCTGATCCTAAACAAGTGTGGCATTCTTCCTCTGCAACCAAAGGTAGTTCAAATTTTATTGGTTATAAAAATTTAGAAGTAGATAAACTCATTGATGAAGCACGATTTGTATCAGACAAAAAGAAAAGAATTGCTTTATTACAAAAAACCTATCGACTCATTGCTGAAGATTCTCCTTATTTGTTTATGTTCAGTGATCGCTACAGTTACTATGCAACCTCGGCAAAAATTAAAAAACTCAAACCTACTTTTAATTATAACGTTGGCTCTAATACCTGGTGGCTAGAGAAATAG
- a CDS encoding TraR/DksA family transcriptional regulator, whose protein sequence is MAGSAGVSQSIIADCKKRLLQIKAELLNRVRDAKHQLDGLETGGDEADQTVRILAEQEFVNMQDRLRNQLIEIESALARIENGSFGFCEETEEAIEPERLKAIPWTRLSIEGAEIRESMNKRYARG, encoded by the coding sequence ATGGCAGGGAGTGCCGGAGTTTCACAAAGTATAATTGCTGATTGTAAAAAGCGATTATTGCAGATTAAAGCCGAGCTCTTAAATAGAGTTCGCGATGCCAAACATCAGCTTGACGGTTTAGAGACCGGAGGGGATGAAGCTGATCAAACGGTTAGAATTCTTGCCGAGCAAGAATTTGTTAATATGCAAGATCGCCTTAGAAATCAGCTTATTGAAATTGAGAGCGCATTAGCTCGAATCGAAAATGGTTCCTTCGGATTCTGCGAAGAAACAGAAGAGGCTATTGAGCCAGAAAGACTTAAAGCCATTCCTTGGACGAGATTAAGCATCGAAGGGGCCGAGATCAGAGAATCCATGAATAAAAGGTATGCCAGAGGTTAG
- a CDS encoding TetR/AcrR family transcriptional regulator, producing the protein MKTKDRILDISIELFNRNGVVAVTTNHIAKEMSISPGNLYFHYDNKEEIILELFKRMCKETYQIWRPKRSLKTSPMEFVDENFEVYWKYRFFHREMYSIRRKDPSLSKMWKIHVEKMMKHMRVLYRHWVEQGKMTKVKNDNEMLYVFESLLAMATTFLQFFESTEKTTGRKSIDRGKTHVARLLLPYTIDKTRDEFENFINSETIV; encoded by the coding sequence ATGAAAACAAAAGATCGTATTTTAGATATTTCCATAGAACTTTTTAATCGAAATGGTGTTGTGGCTGTAACTACAAACCACATTGCCAAAGAAATGAGTATTTCCCCTGGTAATTTATATTTTCACTATGATAACAAAGAAGAAATCATCCTAGAACTTTTCAAAAGAATGTGCAAAGAGACTTATCAAATTTGGCGGCCCAAAAGAAGTCTGAAGACAAGCCCCATGGAGTTTGTGGATGAAAATTTCGAAGTCTATTGGAAATATCGTTTTTTCCATAGAGAGATGTATTCCATACGTCGCAAAGATCCAAGCTTGAGTAAAATGTGGAAAATCCACGTTGAAAAGATGATGAAACACATGCGAGTTCTTTATCGTCATTGGGTTGAGCAGGGAAAAATGACAAAAGTTAAAAATGATAATGAAATGCTTTATGTTTTTGAATCTCTATTAGCCATGGCAACAACCTTTCTTCAATTTTTTGAAAGTACCGAAAAAACGACGGGAAGAAAATCCATTGATAGAGGCAAAACCCACGTCGCAAGATTGTTACTACCCTATACTATTGACAAAACAAGAGACGAGTTTGAAAACTTTATCAACTCAGAAACTATTGTTTAA
- a CDS encoding penicillin-binding protein has protein sequence MVIFKKFRFSLSIVVFIILSSVILTAFSSEESDIEILSKKIKLNIEQRILVSKGISSFVKDNHFPASADFQLSTNNENLNIEYTLDSRMQNEADNLFKRYKPDYGAVVLMDATTGKILALSSYQKDNPKASNLAVRASYPAASLFKIITASAAVEKAGITPYHTITFNGGNYTLYKKNVMSDKVNRWSRKITLKEAFARSINTAFGRLSLETLEPSDILDFANRFMFNQDIPADFDVEKGVASVPSEKNFELTEVASGYNKQNRISPIQGAMIAASVVNDGKMLIPYIIDKLKDAKGDVVYKGEPLEKGFVMTPESAAQIRQMMEQTVLGGTSRKSFRQLVKDRRFKEIEMGGKTGHLTGDNPKGRVDWFIGYANDDENKRLAVAAITVNKKYWTVKSSYIGQFMFKSYFEPFMKKKTVARR, from the coding sequence ATGGTTATTTTTAAAAAATTTAGATTTTCACTCTCAATTGTTGTTTTTATTATACTGTCTTCGGTAATCCTCACTGCCTTTAGTTCTGAAGAATCTGATATCGAGATTCTTTCTAAAAAAATTAAATTAAATATAGAGCAACGTATTTTGGTTTCAAAAGGAATTTCATCATTCGTAAAAGATAATCATTTCCCTGCCTCCGCCGACTTTCAATTGAGTACAAATAATGAAAATCTGAATATTGAATACACCTTAGATAGCCGAATGCAAAATGAAGCTGATAATCTATTTAAGAGATACAAACCAGATTATGGAGCTGTTGTTCTAATGGACGCCACCACGGGTAAAATTTTAGCATTATCAAGTTATCAAAAAGACAATCCCAAGGCTTCAAATTTAGCCGTCAGAGCGAGCTACCCAGCCGCCTCGTTGTTTAAAATCATAACTGCTTCAGCGGCCGTTGAAAAGGCAGGGATTACTCCGTATCATACCATTACCTTTAATGGCGGTAACTATACTCTCTACAAAAAAAACGTGATGTCAGATAAAGTAAATCGTTGGAGTCGAAAGATCACTCTCAAGGAAGCTTTTGCTCGGTCGATCAATACGGCTTTTGGCAGACTCAGTTTAGAGACTTTAGAACCAAGCGATATTTTAGATTTTGCAAATAGATTTATGTTTAACCAAGATATTCCGGCAGATTTTGACGTCGAGAAGGGGGTTGCAAGTGTGCCCTCTGAAAAAAATTTCGAGTTGACGGAGGTGGCTTCTGGCTACAATAAACAAAACAGAATTAGTCCCATTCAGGGAGCGATGATTGCTGCTTCCGTAGTAAATGATGGTAAAATGTTAATTCCTTACATCATTGACAAACTCAAAGACGCCAAGGGTGATGTTGTATACAAAGGAGAGCCTTTGGAAAAAGGATTTGTGATGACTCCTGAATCTGCTGCGCAAATAAGACAAATGATGGAACAAACGGTTCTTGGGGGGACCTCCCGAAAGAGCTTTCGCCAACTTGTTAAAGATCGGCGTTTTAAAGAAATTGAAATGGGCGGCAAGACTGGCCACCTTACGGGTGACAATCCAAAGGGAAGGGTCGATTGGTTTATAGGTTATGCCAATGATGATGAAAACAAGCGGTTGGCAGTCGCGGCCATCACTGTAAATAAAAAATATTGGACTGTGAAATCATCTTATATAGGTCAATTTATGTTTAAATCCTATTTTGAGCCCTTCATGAAAAAAAAAACGGTGGCTCGTAGATAA
- a CDS encoding FxsA family protein, whose amino-acid sequence MPLLFFLLEIFIFVTMINQIGFIDSLLVYLVPTIIGILIFRNQNKTLILNIQNTQNPPQTLIKQGLTFIAAILLIFPSFISKLLGLFILLPFVRTLLAWGFQGFLLKKVFAKNNSFTQFGTNGFKFYYQKFESGPFPSSDWQSPQANSQTVSHTMDKDIIEAKFKKIEETNSDFLVESSTNKKE is encoded by the coding sequence ATGCCGTTATTATTTTTTTTGTTAGAAATTTTTATATTTGTTACCATGATAAATCAAATTGGATTTATAGACTCCCTACTCGTCTATTTGGTTCCTACAATAATAGGAATTCTTATTTTTCGAAATCAAAATAAAACCCTCATTCTCAATATCCAAAACACCCAAAATCCTCCTCAAACTTTAATTAAACAAGGTTTGACATTTATCGCTGCCATTCTATTAATCTTTCCCTCATTTATAAGTAAGCTATTGGGATTATTCATATTACTTCCCTTTGTTCGAACTCTTTTAGCTTGGGGTTTTCAGGGATTTTTACTTAAAAAGGTCTTTGCGAAAAATAATTCTTTCACTCAATTTGGGACCAATGGTTTTAAATTTTATTATCAAAAATTTGAATCCGGCCCCTTTCCGTCATCAGATTGGCAAAGCCCCCAAGCCAATTCCCAAACTGTTTCTCACACAATGGATAAAGATATTATTGAAGCCAAATTCAAAAAAATTGAGGAAACAAATTCAGATTTTTTAGTTGAGTCTTCGACCAATAAAAAAGAGTAG
- the xth gene encoding exodeoxyribonuclease III: MKIVSWNVNGIRACAKKGLVDFVKQQNADIFCIQETKAQLDQVSDDLKNLGYENFLWSSAKKKGYSGVATFSKKKPLSWQTHFGYSEYEEEGRTILSDFGDFILYNIYFPNGGSGEERHHFKQIFLKRLNKHLKDLVSKGKQLIVVGDYNVAHRHIDVYDPIRLATVSGFLPEERKWFDDFLEIGFEDTFRKLNPNTLNKYSWWSYRELARISNRGWRIDYICSTKDLNLKLRSSAILDDIEGSDHCPVVANYT; encoded by the coding sequence ATGAAAATTGTCAGCTGGAATGTAAATGGGATAAGGGCTTGCGCAAAAAAGGGGCTCGTAGATTTTGTTAAACAGCAAAATGCAGATATTTTTTGTATTCAAGAAACCAAAGCACAATTAGACCAAGTATCTGATGATCTTAAAAATCTTGGCTACGAGAATTTTTTATGGTCCTCTGCCAAAAAAAAAGGGTACTCAGGGGTTGCCACATTTTCGAAAAAAAAACCACTGAGCTGGCAGACTCATTTTGGCTACTCAGAATATGAAGAGGAAGGACGAACCATTCTTTCTGATTTTGGAGATTTTATTTTGTACAATATCTATTTTCCAAATGGAGGCTCTGGCGAAGAAAGACATCACTTCAAACAAATCTTTTTAAAAAGATTAAATAAACATCTCAAAGATCTCGTCAGCAAGGGAAAGCAACTTATTGTTGTCGGTGATTACAATGTAGCTCATCGTCACATTGATGTTTATGATCCCATAAGATTAGCGACTGTCAGTGGTTTTTTACCAGAGGAACGGAAATGGTTTGATGATTTTTTAGAAATTGGTTTTGAAGACACTTTTAGAAAATTAAATCCGAACACTCTAAATAAATATTCATGGTGGAGCTATCGTGAACTTGCTAGAATTTCCAATAGAGGCTGGAGAATTGACTATATCTGCTCTACCAAAGATTTGAATTTAAAGTTACGATCTTCTGCCATTTTGGATGATATTGAGGGCAGTGATCACTGCCCCGTTGTTGCAAATTATACTTAA
- the lexA gene encoding repressor LexA — protein sequence MPSSLPLNSVRRFEESPKPLTPKESKVLDFLAEYFICNGNSPSYQEIKDYFKLASFNSVQNYLKQLAKKNYIQLFPHQKRCIEIIKTSDFLKEKLCLSSGMVAENSPFSLSKKAGLNSDSQNRLLQKSLRDQNKALPSPLNQQASYGKSFMESPFHELPFLGRVAAGNPIERVIDNETMAIPPYLVKDPDLTYVLQVEGLSMIEEGINPLDLILVQEQSSAKNGDIVVASVENEATVKRIYFHPADKNKKETLIELRPSNKNMKSMFFGDEKVQIRGIVIGLIRKI from the coding sequence ATGCCATCGTCCCTCCCTTTAAACAGTGTAAGAAGATTTGAAGAAAGTCCAAAACCTTTAACTCCTAAAGAGTCAAAGGTTTTGGACTTTCTTGCCGAGTATTTTATATGCAACGGAAATAGTCCGAGCTATCAAGAAATAAAAGATTATTTCAAGTTAGCTTCATTTAATTCCGTTCAAAACTATTTAAAACAATTGGCAAAAAAAAATTATATTCAGCTATTCCCTCATCAAAAAAGATGTATAGAGATCATTAAAACATCTGATTTTTTAAAAGAAAAACTTTGTCTATCTTCAGGAATGGTAGCTGAAAACTCTCCCTTTAGTCTCTCGAAGAAGGCAGGGCTTAATTCTGATTCTCAAAACAGGCTCCTCCAGAAAAGCTTGCGGGATCAGAATAAAGCTCTGCCCTCTCCCCTTAATCAACAAGCTTCTTATGGGAAATCATTCATGGAGTCTCCATTTCATGAGCTCCCTTTTCTTGGACGTGTTGCTGCTGGAAATCCAATTGAACGTGTTATCGATAATGAAACTATGGCTATCCCTCCTTATTTAGTAAAAGACCCCGATCTTACCTATGTCCTTCAAGTAGAGGGTCTTTCAATGATTGAAGAGGGAATTAATCCATTAGATTTAATTCTTGTTCAAGAACAGTCTTCGGCAAAAAATGGGGATATTGTTGTGGCTTCTGTGGAAAACGAAGCTACAGTTAAAAGAATTTATTTTCATCCTGCAGATAAAAATAAAAAGGAAACGCTCATTGAGTTAAGACCTTCGAATAAAAATATGAAATCTATGTTTTTTGGGGACGAGAAGGTGCAAATTCGTGGAATAGTTATTGGACTGATACGTAAAATATAA
- a CDS encoding CoA-binding protein, with translation MNKKTVVIGASENPERYSYKAVEKLSLYGHSVIAIGRSEGAINEIKIQTGTPFLTGIDTVSLYLSPENQESIMDYIVNLKPKRIIFNPGTENPKLEKFAQSKGIQTIEGCTLVMLSTNQY, from the coding sequence ATGAATAAAAAAACTGTCGTTATTGGTGCCTCCGAAAATCCAGAAAGGTATTCCTACAAAGCAGTTGAAAAACTGTCTTTGTATGGACATTCTGTTATTGCAATTGGACGTTCTGAAGGTGCCATCAATGAGATCAAAATTCAGACGGGAACTCCTTTCCTGACAGGTATTGATACTGTGTCTTTATATTTGAGCCCCGAAAATCAAGAATCGATAATGGATTATATTGTCAATTTGAAACCCAAGAGAATTATTTTTAATCCAGGAACAGAAAATCCAAAGTTAGAAAAATTTGCACAAAGTAAAGGCATACAAACCATTGAAGGATGTACGCTGGTAATGTTAAGTACCAATCAGTATTGA
- a CDS encoding TetR/AcrR family transcriptional regulator, whose translation MGKKSEQTYEKILDASLSSLSKYGDRGTTFQTIADIAGVSQPLVSKYFKTREAVLPIVIEKYLGEVRDLTSLELKKKKKAKDQLKRYLSFTISFYRKNPDLFKIYLLLQYQAGFDEEYLKINTQRKNLATERIKKIIDLGIKNKEFVGCRSAVVAKVIHSSLVGLIISMTTEKLECSDNQLLKILNDLVMNYLRQPQANNFNN comes from the coding sequence ATGGGAAAAAAAAGTGAACAAACCTACGAAAAAATTTTAGATGCGTCTCTAAGTTCTTTATCCAAGTATGGAGATCGCGGTACAACGTTTCAAACTATTGCAGATATAGCTGGTGTCAGTCAGCCTTTGGTTTCAAAATATTTTAAAACCAGAGAAGCCGTTTTGCCTATTGTTATTGAAAAGTATTTGGGGGAAGTTCGTGATTTGACAAGCCTTGAGTTAAAAAAAAAAAAGAAGGCAAAAGATCAACTTAAGCGCTACCTTAGTTTTACTATAAGTTTCTATCGAAAAAATCCTGACCTTTTTAAAATTTATTTACTTTTACAATATCAAGCTGGATTTGATGAAGAATATTTAAAAATAAATACCCAAAGAAAAAATTTAGCTACGGAACGAATAAAAAAAATAATTGATCTTGGTATAAAGAATAAAGAATTTGTAGGTTGTCGATCAGCTGTTGTTGCCAAAGTGATTCATAGTTCTCTCGTTGGGCTGATTATAAGTATGACGACAGAGAAGTTGGAATGTTCTGACAACCAATTGTTAAAAATATTAAATGATTTGGTAATGAACTATTTGCGACAACCACAAGCTAACAATTTCAACAATTAG